CCCCCCCCCCCCCCCCCGCTGGATTTTGATTTCAGCGTGGAGGGTGACTGTTTGCGCTGTGGAGCAGGTCTGGGGATAGGTCCGACCATCTATCAGCTCTAAACGAGGTAGTACGTCATGCATCGTGTTCCGCACAGCGAATTTCTCGAAGACTTCGTTCGTCCAATACAACTCAGGCCGCGCCAGACATTGGGACTTAAGATTGGCCCATTCGGCAGAGCCATTCGAACACCAAAGATCGAGTTCGATATCGAACCTGATGACGATGATGTCATAGTCTTCGGCCCGACCCGGCTCAATATCGACGATGACAGCTTCGTGCTGTACTACACGATCGACAACTACGCCGACCGGTCAGTACAGCTGATCGTTCATCGCATGCCGCTGCAGGGCTTCTGAGTGTTGTCACTTCTTGATACGGATATGTGACCCGAGCCGTATTTCAGGCCACGTCAACACTTCCGATCGGAAAATAATAGTTCTCGGCCGACTCCTGAAGCTGCTTCAAGTACAGCTCACGGAAGTTGGCCAGCGTGCCTTGTTCGTAGAATAGGATCAGGGCACCTTTGTATTCCTGTTCATCGACGCCACGGTAGGACAACGGCGGATAGCCGTACGCCAGTAGGACGGCGTTTGCCACGAGTCGAGAGGTTCGTTTGTTGCCGTCAGCGAAAGGTTGCAGGTAGGCCAGCAGCACCAGACAGGCCAATGCCTTCTCGACCGGCTGCTGCAGCTCATTGATGACTGCGATGACCTGGTCGAGTTCGGCAGCGATCTCGGTCTTACTGCCTGGCGGCGTGTAGACCGTGCCTGTAATGCCGACCGGCCGCGTACGCAAGCCGAGCGGAACGTCGAGACCTGCTACTAACAGCTCATGGACCTGTAGCACTTGCTGGCGGCTCAGCTGGCGAAAGTCCACCTGGTGCTGCCAGACATAGTCAAAGGCCCGCTTGTGGTTGAGGATCATGACCGCTTCGGCATGGTCGTGGCCGGATGCCTCTTGCGCGTCTCTCAGCAGGCGTTCGGTGTCCAGCAAGCTATAGGTGTTGCCCTCGATCTTGGAACTCTTCCAGCTCAACTCAATGACGAAGCGCTCCAGATCTCGCCGTGCCGTCAGACTGTCACCGACCCGCCGGCGAGCGCGCGCCGCTGTCTCAATGAGCGCGGGCAGCTGGCCGATGCTGCCGTCGAACAGCTGGAATAGATCCGGTTCCAGATGGCGGTAGCGAGCACCACGAGCGTCCGGATCCTGAGCCAAGTAAGCGTTAGCATCCCAGAGCACTACAGCCCCGGCCGGCCCAGTCAGCCGGTACTTCGTGGCGCGGGCTTCGCCGCGGGAGTGGATCAGGCCTTTGGCAAGCAGGTCATTGAGAGCCCGGATGGTCGTGACCCGACTTTCGCCGATGGACGTAGCGATGTCGGCACGCGACAAAGATACGCCTGCAGCCAGCAGACGCAGTATTGCTTGTTCTCGTGGGGAAATCGGCACATTCATGTATAACTATCGTAACAAAATGTGACGATTTTACCAAGCCATTGAGTCGATCGCACACCAGACCGACAACGAAACTCGACCGCTCGCGTAAGGTAAAACCCCGGTCGAACCTCGGCCGGGGCAAACGTTAGGCAGCGGGTACGACTCGTACGTCGGCAACCAAACTCCAGCGCTGACCAAGATCGACGGCGTAGACGTAGGCGCTGAACCAGTCATCGAACGTCCGCCGGTTCCGATACCAGCCATCGTCGCCATGGACCATGACCTCGACTCGAAACCGATCGCCATGAAAGAACAATCGGACGTAGTCGTCAGGCACGTTCCGGTCCTGGCTATGCCGGTCTGGTGCTCCGACCAGCAGCGCATCGCCGCAGATCGGGTCACGACCGCGGAAGGCACTGTTGTGCACCCAGAGGAGAACAGTCGCCCGTTGGTTGAGCGGCATGTGGTTCCACTTGCCGTGCTCGTTGACGTACAGCGAGGCACCCGGCCGCGCCAACGTCACCAGCTGCAAGTCACCCTCGACCGCAGCCCGATACGCCGCGATGTCGCCGGGAACAATCTGCTGTTTGCGCACGGGTTGTTCATCATCCGCCGGCAGATAGATTGCGGTGATCACCGATCACGCACCTAACGAGACCGCACGAACCTGTGCCTGATGGGCGGTCTGTCACCACCAGGCCCACACGCGAAATGGGTCTGCGCGTACGAGTCTGCCGGTGAATGTATGCGCCAAATATATCGCGCTACTGGTCGGACAGCCGCTCTAAGCGGGGCTTGTCCGTCATCTACGTCAGTTGCTCATCTATCGACCTGACCAGTTGACGGGCAGCATCGTCGTAGTGCATACGAAGCTCATTCGCCACGCACTGAGCTTTAGCCGCATCGCGCTCGGTCAACCGAAAAACCAACTCCGAGTAGAGCAGACGCTTGTACTCCTCGGCTTCGTTCGTACGCTCGGCGACATTCTGTATCTTAGGGAAGAATCCGGCCTCAATTCGGCCGACAATTTCACGTGAGCCGATATACAACGCAACAATCTGCATTGGCGTAAGCAAATCGATCGCAGCTGCTAAATTTGTTCAACTGATGACATGTACGACTTGATAGTGGCATGGAATGTCTTTTATAGCAAGCGCAAGCACCACACAGCGCTTACGCGCCGAGAGGCACCGTTGTGTACACCACACCGCCTTGGACCTGAAGTTGAGCGTCCGATGTCCATTCCGGATAAAACTGCGGCTTAACCATACCGTACGACGGATCGATCATCTCTACACCGTACGTATCTTGGCGCCATACCCGATGCCATTCGGTGTTGAATTGACAGGCTTCGGATTCCGGGAGTATCCGGCCGTGCGTCACCTCGGCAAACAGTGGCGTGAGATCCTTTGCCACAACCACGATGCGCAGGTTTGTGTTCTGGCAGGGGCCATATATTACCTGGACGGTGATATCGCGCTGGTTGGACGAGTACCAAGCAGCAGCGCCGAGCCCGATGCCGGAGGCCAGGACACAAGTCGCAAGCAGTGCCGCGACAAGCACTAACCCCTTCGACATACCGGCCAGTTTCGCGATACCTGACGATCGCTGCCTATCCGCCGTACGGACAGTCTGGACAGAGAAGAAAGTCCATGCGGCGCCGCCTAGACGAGCGTCAGGACCGACGATCGCACGGCGCCTGATCGGGAAGTCCGCGTCGCGAGCTGGGACGCCGCTGCGACGTCGGTGGATGGCCGCGTGCCGATGCCGGCGCTGGCGACTAGCCCTCCTCCTCGTCAGCTGCGGTCTTGGGTTGCGGCCGAATCCGCGGTAGCCGGCTGGCAGCAGTGCCGACCGGCGTAATCGTCAAGGAAGCACCACTCGGCAACTGCAATCTTTGTTGCGGCTGCGGCGAGCGGCGGTGGCTCTTGGGCCGCGGTTGAGTGGTGTCGACGGTGACGGGCTTCGGCAGCGGCTGGGGTTTCGGTTGGCAGATGTCGAAATCAGCCAACGGCAGCCCAGCTTCCGTGACCACCAGCTCGGCCTGGAGGTGCGCGTCGCATTTCCACGGCTCGCCACAGCGGCGGCAGGTGGTCTCGCCGGCGTCGGCAAACGGCAGATGGCGCTCCAGGCGAGCGATGGCGGCCTCGATCAGCAGCGGCAGATTCTCAGTCACGGCAGCCATCCACCAGCGAGGCGTCGTCCAAGGCGGGATTTCCGTACGACGCAATGAACGTCGCGGTATCCAGCTGCAAGAGATACGAGGCCCAGCTCTGGCAGGCATGAGCCGCCAGGTCTTCGCCATAGGCGGTGTAGTGTCTGGCCACGGCCAGGTAGATGGCGCGCTCGCGCTGCATCGTTGCCTGCAGCTGGTCGGCTGCGTGCGTCGAGCGGTCGGCTCCATTCCGGATGGAGGCCAGGAGTTCGTTCTGCTCGACATGGACAGCCAGCAGCTCGCACCAACGGCGGCGCAGAAAGCCGTGGCCATCAACCAGCACATCCGGCCGGCCGCGAATCCAGTCCGCCAGCTGCCAGCGCAAGCGGGCCACGGAGCTGCCAAATTCCGTGCGCAAATATCGCTGCGCCACGGGGCCGACCGGCATAGGCACCCTAGCCACGGCGGTCACAGCCACATGGCAGTTCGCCGTCCAGCAGCTTCTTGCAGCCGATGCACGTCCGCATTGAGGCATTGGTCGTGGCTAAGACTCCAGCCAGAAAGCCAAGCAGCACACCGAAGAAGAGATCCATAGGTTCTCCTTGACGCTGGAAGAAATACGGTCACCAACGCCAGCCCGGATACAGCGGCCCGCCAAACAAAACGGGTCACTGCTCGCCGGCTCCGGGCTGGCGTTGGGGTTGAGCTGCCGGCGAGCTTGGCGCGGTATGGCCGGCAGGGAACTGTGCGGTGGCGGGCTCACGCCGAGTTGTCCAAGTCAGTGCCGAGCTCGGCCAGCCACAGCTGCTCGACGTACCGCTGAGCGTCGAACGTTCGTAGATGTGCCGCCCAGCTCCAGTGCACGTACGCGGCCGGGACATCGTCGTCGCGAGCCCTTAGCTCACCAAGTTGCTGGCAGATATTGGCTTCACGCTGCACCAGTTGGTGCAACTGGTCGGCCAAGGCCGGCAGGCTGACACCTTCGCCGACACGAGCGCGTACGGCGTCCTTATCGTCCAGCACGTCCAAGAGCTGGTTGGACAACGCGGCGTACACGTGTCGCCCCAGCGTCGATCGCTGGCCGTCAGTCACGCTTGCCACCCAGTGATTCTTCGGCCTGTTCCAGCCAGATCTCTTCGACGTATTGCTGCGCATCCACCGTCCGCAGATAACCGGCCCAGGCATCGGCCAGGTACGAGGCGCAGGGGTCGCCGTCGACTAACCAGAATTTGCTCAGCCGCTGGCAAGCCGTGGCCTCGCGCTCCAGAATCTCGTTCAGTTCGCTCGGTAATTCAGCCCAGCTGCCATCTCGCCGCTCTACCCGGTCGATGAGCGCATATTTGGCCATGACGACGCCTTCCAGGTCGTCCAGGAGGCTGGAGTACTGCTTGTAACGCGCCGACGATGCTGGTGCCGATACCTTCGTTCGCCGGCGTCGGTGCCAAGCCGGCAAGACACGGCCGGAGGCAATCACGCCGGCACCTCGATCGAGGTGAGGCCAAACTGGGCCAGCCACAGCGTTTCGACGTATCGCTGGGCAGCAAGCTTGTTCAGGTAGCCAGCCCAATTCCAACTGGCGAGGGCGGAATGAATCTCGTCGTCGACCGTCCAGAAATCCGCCAGCCGGTCGCAGAGAACAGCTTCGCGTTGCACCAAGTCGTGCAATTGGAGCGCCAGTTCGCTCAGACTGCCGTCCCGCCAGGTAATGCGGCGACGCACAGTGGCCTTGGCATCCAGGATGGCCTGGAGCTGTTGCCAGGTGTCGACGTACTGCTGTTCCCGCTCGGCTAACGACGAGGCCATCACGAGCCGGCTTCCAGGCTCTGACCAGTGGTGCCGAGCAGCTGTTCGGCAACCTCTTGCCGCCGGTACCGCCGGACCGTACGCACGATCTTGCTGACTTCAATCCATTCCTGCGGCAGGCGGGAGTTGGTGTAGAGCGCGACGAGCGTCTGGCCACAGCGATCGCAAGCCCCGGCCAACAGCTCGGCGTGGCCATCCAAAATGGCCCGTGCGTCAATACAAGCTGAGACGGTGACGGTGTGGACGCAGTCCACGCTGGCAGCTGCCATAGCTGACCTTTCACTTAAGAAGACTGGAAAAACATCGAGTGCGGCTCATCTGGCCGGCCGAACAGTTCGATCATGGGAGCCCAGTTGCCGGGTCCAATGCGGTCGCTCAAGCCGCCCAGCAAGCACTGGCAAAACCAGCAGCGCGCCGCCAGAAGGAGCACCTTGCTGTCGGCCGGTACCCAGAGCTGCAAGCCGACACCGGGGACGTAGCGGTCGTACGGCTGGTGGTAGCCGTGGCGGCAACGCATGAATTCAGATCTCCGTTCGGCCGCACTGCAGCAAGTTCGACGTGGCCTGCCACTCACCGATGCGCTCTGGCGATTCGCGTCGGCCCAAGCCCAGCAAGTTGGCGCCGCAGCGCTGGCACGTCGCGCCGATCAGTTCGACGCGGACGCCGCCGACCCAGGCACAGAGGCCGAGACCGGGTAGGTAGAAGCCCATTGGGCGGTGCTCGCGACTGGCACAGGTGTGCATGTCAGATCAGGGAGTTCGGCGAGGCCGGAAACTTCCGGCAGATGTAGTCGGCGACCGTGTCCCAGGCCGCGGTGGGATCGCCTTCCGGCTTGACCAGCATCTGGCGGCAGTGCTGGCAGCGTGCCAGTTCCAACGTCTCCTCTGGTCGGCAGATCGCACCGGCAGATTCGCCGAGTAGATGGCGGTGGTGGCGGTTTAGGGGCATTTGCCCTCCCTGGCCCGGTCGCCCGTGTTGGCCCCGTTACGGTGATGGACACCCTGCCAGGGTTCGGCCCAGAATGCAATTCCCGATTTTCAACAGACCCGGAATGGTGCTGACCCGCCACCGTGGTGCACACTGACCGCCATGCCACCAAGGACAAGCCCCACCGTTCGCCGGCGCCGCCTGGCCGCAGAGCTGAAGCGGCTGCGAGTTGCGACCGGTATGACGATCGAGCAAGCCGCCAAGCAGGTCGACATCTCGAAGTCGTCGTTGTCGCGCATCGAGAGCACGGAAGTGTCGGTACAGGTGCAGAACGCCAAGGCGTTGCTGGAGCTGTACGGCGTCGACGAGGCGGACATCGAGCCGCTGCTGCAGATCGCGCGCGAAGCTCGCAAACGCGGCTGGTGGCGCATAAGTACAGCGACGTGTTGCCGGACTGGTTCGAGGTCTACGTCGGGCTGGAGGCGGCGACGTCAGAGATCAACAAGTACGAACCGGCGCTGGTGCCAGGCTTACTGCAGACTCCCGACTACACGCGCGCCATCATCCGAGCTGAACATCCCAACATCACGCCGGCCGAAGTCAACCGGCGGACGGAGCTGCGGATGCAGCGCCAGCAGCACGACGATGAACCGCCGAAGCTGTGGGTTGTGCTCGATGAAGCCGTCATCCGGCGGCCCGTCGCCGGTCGAGCCATTATGAAGGCCCAGTTGGAGCACTTGATCGAGGCGGCCAGCCTGCCCGGCAACGAGATCCAGATCTTAGGGTTCGCTGGCGGCGAGCATGGCTCGATGGGCAGCTCGTTCTCGATCCTGCGCTTCCCTGATCCGCAGGACACTGGAGTCGTCTACCTGGAGATGCGCGCTGGTAGCCTGTACTTGGAAGAACTGCACGAGATCGAGCAGTACACGACCCTGTTCAACCACTTGCGCGCCAGCGCACTTGGCCTACGCGAGTCGCTGGCCATGATGAAAGAGGCGGCAAAGGCACTGTGATTGGGAAGGGGGACAGATGAGCAGCATCGACCTGTCCCAAGCCGTATGGCGCAAGAGCACCAGGAGTAACGGCTCCGGTGACTGCGTTGAGGTGACCGACCACCTGCCGGGTGTGATCGGACTCCGTGACTCCAAGAACCCGGCCGGCTCAGCGCTCGTCGTACCAGCTGCCGGTTGGACGGCGTTCGTACGGCACGTTGGCGGCGGCAGCTTAGCCGCCGATCACTAGTCTCAACGTACGCAATGCAGCGCTCCGGCCGATTTGGCTGGGGCGCTGTTCGTTGTGGAGGAGAAGCATGCGCCGCTGATAGCAGCACTGGCTCCAACACTTCGGCCTTTTCCGCTACTACGATTGACGACTTAGAGGAAGCCGACCACGGCCCAGCCGATGGCGAGCCTCTGGCATGAAGTGACCTCTGCTTTTGATGACGTACCTGCCGACGAACTGGATCGGTCGTTGGACATGGCGAGACTGTGGTCCCAGCCGCGCAGTACTTCTTACGGCTCCCCCATGGCGTCCGCAGCCAGGCCAGTTTGCAGCCTTCGGCAAGCCTAACTCGGTGGCTGCAACAGCCGAGGGACGAAAGCAATCCACCGTAGAGAATGCGCTGGATGTTGTGTGTGTCGACGACATTGCTTACGACTGCCTGAGTCGGCCGACGCAATCGGCATAGAAATAGAATTATCTGATCGATATAGACGCATCGACCGAATCGAGATGATCGCACCACTACGCTTGGTCCGCGTCAACCTTGGACCCAAAACCGGCTAGGCGCCTGACCACAATTCCAGTCGAGTGCTCCTGCTCTGCTGCGCTATGCCTCAGCCGCACGCCGGCTAAGGTGATGGCGTTTGGCCCTAGTCAGCTCGTTACTCTGGACTAATCTGATCGAACTTTCGGCTGAACGACTGTGCCAAGGACTGGCCAGGTCCATACTTAGCAAAACAGAGGATACTACTTAACACAGAAGCGGGCATCCTTGGGTTAGCAACCAGGCACACGCCGCAGCGTCGAAGACGTCCACGTAATGGGTGATCACCCGCATGGAGAATCGAGGTAGGGAGCGTCATAGGTGTTAGACAGTTTCGTCGCATGGTTGGACGACTACCTCATCGGCAAGCATCCATCCGTCGTCGTAAGGTCCATCGTCGGTCTATTGGCCTTTGCTTCGCTTCTGGGCGTCATCATCGGCAACACCGCCGTGAGATTGGGGATTCTCCTCGCCGCACTTCTGCTTATTCTGGCTGCCGCACTAATCTTACTTGCAGATCGGCGAACGCTTCAGCAAACGTCGGACCGTTACCAACGCCTTCTCGCTCGATATTGCGAGTTCATCAACGCCGATCCCCAGCCAACGATACTGATCAAACATTGGGATCAGCATGTCGCAGTAGACTCAAAAGGAGACACGCACGAGTTCGTGACAATTAAGGCTGTGTCATTACGGGAAAATCTCTACTTTGTGACGCTACGCATTGGGCCAAGCTGGAGTCAACCCAAAAAGTATCGCGACAAGGTAAAGGTCGACATTCGTAGCCTTCTCATCGACGGGAATACCGGCACCAGCTGGGATGTTACTTCGTCATGGCTACACGACGGACGCATTAACATCGTTGCACATCTCCATGATCCCGTGAAGCGCGACAGCGAGATGACCATCCGCATGGAGCGGACCTGGCCAGGAAAATGTCTACCCCTGATGATGAACCATCAGCCTGATGAGTTCATCTTACGATTCAACGAAGCCATGCCCATAGAAGCGGCGAGGTACATCGTCGTTCTGCCGGCGGGAGCAGACGCCCACTACGAGCCCATAGGCTTTGCTCAATCGGATGCAGGGTTCGGTCTAGAAGCCGGAACGGATGCCGAAAACCGCCGGACGTTCACATTGACGACAGCGTCTTTCGACTCTAATCGTCGAGTAGGAATGAGGCTGGAGCTGAAGCGAAAATAGGAAAACACAGCCTTCACTGCTGAAGTGGCTGTGTTTTCGAAGCAAACCGCTTGCTAGTTGCCGTCTTCGCCACCAGATCGAGTCATGTGTCAATCCTCCTTCCATACAATCATGCACTGCGGGCCGAACCATGTCAAACCTGGATCAAATCGGACTCCGTGACGTCGTGGAGCTCGTCAACGCGCACAGACTACAGCTACCGGGCAGGACTGTTCGTGAGGACGCGCCGACTGGCACCTCATCGATCACTGCGATCCGGGTCGTACGAACGAGCGCCGAGATGTGGACTCAAGAATTTCGCCTGAATGCCCTCGCGCCAAATTTTCCAGCCCTTCGTTCAGAACCCATACGAACGCCACACCGATCGTGGAAAGATCCATCCGTCAAAACTGACATCAACGGTTTTGGCGGGCACTGCCGTCGGCGACGCCTCAAGCGTGAGCCGGAGCAGCTCGACGTGGTCGGCGGCGGTGCCTGACCCAGCATCGCCCGGCCACAGGGATCGCCGCGAGTGTCGCACCGCCAGCGTCTTCCGGACGGTCAGAAATGTCAACAACGGATGGAAACCCCACGTATGTTTCAGGTCGCGGCGGCGTTCTCCTTGTCCGGATGAGCCACCACGATCGTGGCATCCGCGTCAATAGTCAACTCCTCGGTCAGATCCGGCACCGCGCCAGCCGCCCACGCGGCTTCCCACGCCTGCTCGAAAGATCTCGATCCCGGTCAACCGGCGTCGCAGTCCGTGCGACTGTACGAACCTCTGTCATGTGGCGTGATTGAACGCAAAGGTCTACGGACTGATCGCATCGCCCTAGGTTTGCAACTGCGTGCTTCCGGCCTCGGTAATCTCCCATTTCGTACCGCGACGGTCTGGGTCCGTCCTGCTGCCAGGCCGGATGAGTCCCCAAAGACTCCTACGCGGTCACGTCATCACGGCTGCTGGTCCGGAAGGCTACCGAACATCACCCACGCACACCTCAAACCCGCAGCCTAAAACTTGACACAAATGTGAAGAAGCTGGCGACCAAGTTGATCTAGGAGCTACTGGCATCGCTACGTCGGGTCGGCTAAGAGATTGACACCATCGTGAGATCGAACGTGCGGTGCATCCGCATCCAGGGCATCGAGAACCCGGACGGCGTACGCCGGCGTCATCGCTTTAGTGACCTCGGCAGCATTCATCCAGGCGACCTCGCGCGCCTCGCTCGTTGGACGCGGTACTTCTAGACCTGGGTAGCAGCGGAAAACGAGAGCGACGATGCCGCGGACGAGGTTTTTGTAGACGCCAGTCAATCGCTCGACGGTCACGGTGATGCCGGTTTCCTCAGCAATCTCACGACGGAGCCCATCCTCGATACTCTCGTCGAGTTCCAGTACGCCACCTGGCATCTCCCAGTGGCCGTTGTCAGCCCGGCGGATGACAAGCACTTGGTCGTCATCGTTGACGATGATGCCGGCGACGCTGACGGAGTGCCGTGGCAGAGCGTTCACTGCGGTGCACCTCTCCGAGTTGCGATGTACACGGTTTCAGGTCGTGCCAGACTAGGACACATCTAGTGTTCTAGAGGAGTGACCTGGTGCTTTGGGGGGCCGTCGACCGGCGAGGTGATCGGCCAGCGTATCGGCAGATCGCGGCCATGATTCGCGACGCCATCCACGCTGGCCAGTTGACACCTGGCGAGCAGCTCCCCTCGTACGGCGAGCTGGCTGACCAGTTCGGGGTTGCCCTGATGACCGCCCGTCAGGCCGTGCAGGAGCTGAGCACCGAGGGCTTGATCTCGATCGAGCAGGGCCGTGGTTCCTTCGTCCGGCCGCGGGTGCCGGTCCGCCGGCTGGCCTCGGACCGGTTTGCTCGTCGACACCGCGAGGCCGGCAAGGCAGCCTTCCTGATCGAGGCGGAGAAGAGCGACTACACGCCAGGCGTCGATCAGATCCAGATTAGCCGCGGCTCGGCGCCAGCAGGCGTCATCGAACGGCTGCGCCTGGAGACGGGCGACGAGGTAGTCATCCGAGCTCGGCGCTATCTAGCGAATGGTCAACCAGTCGAGCTGGCCACGTCTTACATTCCAGTGGCACTGGCCGACGGTACGCCGATCAGCGAGCCCAATCCTGGTCCCGGCGGTATCTATGCTCGCTTGGAAGAGGCAGGTCACACCCTGGCGCGCTTCAGCGAGGACGTCGGCGCGCGCATGCCAACAGCCGAAGAAGCGCGCCAGCTGAAGTTGCCATCATCGACACCGGTACTCACCGTCATCCGAACGGCATACGACACGAACGACCACGCGGTCGAGGTCTGCGACACGGTCAAGTCGGCGTTGGCGTATGTCCTGCAGTACGACTTCTCGGCCCACTAGCGCAGCTAACGCTCCGTAGCTCACCAGCTCTCAACCGTTGCTGAAACTTATAGAAGACTAGTAGTATCGTCCGCAACTGAGGGAGGCCCCTTGTCTCGTACCTGCACCAGATTGCACCTCCACCGGCCGCCAAGACCCGACTCACCTGGTCCGCGTTAGATGGCGACTGGCAATGCCGGTTCGCCGGCTTGGACAACGTCGCGTCGTCAGCTTCCGCGTCACGGCGCCGAGCCGGTGACGGGCACCGGACAACGACGACTTTCGGAAAGCAAGTGTCCAGGCGGCTTCCGTCAACAATCAAGGCGAAGAGCCTCGACAAGTTGACGCCTGCTACAGGCGGTCGGCAATTGATCACCTGCGCAGGCATTCTTGCAACCAAAAATTGACGCTGCAAGAAGTGTCCCATCGCGCGGTCCTCGCGCCTATGGTCGCGTTGCCGGAGCGCTGCGCCCCCGCACGGCCAAAGACACACCCTTGGGCGGCGGTCAGTACGGAGTAGGACAAGGGATAGGACCAAATGACGAGGCGGGTGGCAGTGAAACGGGCGTTTAAAGTACTCGTCACCGGCACTCACTCGACCGGAAAAAGTACGTTAGTCGGCGAACTGGCTCGAAAGGTCAGCTTGACCGACTCGACGGTGTTGCCCGAGTCAGCCCGCGATTGTCCCTTCACCCTGAACAGGGAACAAAACGACATCAGTACAGCCTGGCTCCTGGCGGCACAGCTGTTGACCGAAACCGACTACCAGACTCGCCTGAATGTGCGCTGGCTGATATGCGATCGCGGCTTGCCAGACATCCTCGCGTATCACCAGGTCGCGACAGGCAATACACCGCCTTGGATGGATGCGCTGGCCGCGGAGTGGATGCCGTCTTACGACCTCGTCCTGCTGGCTCGTCCCGATCCAGGGAGATTCATGCAACCCGACGCGCTGCGCCTGGCTGACCGCAGGTTCCAAGCCGAGGTCCAGGCCGCAATCGAAGAACGGCTAACAACAACGGGCGTCAACCATTCACTCTTGCCTCACGATTTTAATGGTCGGATCGCTCTCGTGCGCGAGATATTGGCGAATTCGGGAGTGTCTGCATGAGCGGCATTCTCGTGGCGCTGGAAGGGCCAAAGTCTGTCGGCAAGACCACCCTGATCGGGAAGTTGCGACAGCAAACCACGACTCCTGACTGGCTATTCACCAAAGAGCCAACGGACAGCTTCAACCTTGGCAACGAACAAAAGTACGCCGGTGAAGATCTGGCCGCGCGTATCGCCTTGGATCGAGCTCGTCATGTCGAAAATGTGATTCGGCCTGCCCTGGATGAGGATCGCGTTGTCGTGACTGACCGGTACATCTTGTCGTCGTTCGTCTTTCACTGCCTCGACGGAACCGACGAAGACACCGTTAGGCGACTAAATAGCCAGTATCCCCATCCGGACATCATGCTTGTTTTACTTTGCTCTCCCCCAACACTGGAGCTTCGACGGAGCCAGATCGAAAGTCGCACGCGATTGTCCAATGCCATACCGCCGGAGCGGGAAATCCTTGGCTACCTTCGCTATCTGCGCGCGTGTCGGAGTCCAAGTACGGAAACATTGATTTGCTACAATGAAGAAATGAGAGATTGTGAGTATA
The Fodinicola acaciae DNA segment above includes these coding regions:
- a CDS encoding Fic family protein yields the protein MNVPISPREQAILRLLAAGVSLSRADIATSIGESRVTTIRALNDLLAKGLIHSRGEARATKYRLTGPAGAVVLWDANAYLAQDPDARGARYRHLEPDLFQLFDGSIGQLPALIETAARARRRVGDSLTARRDLERFVIELSWKSSKIEGNTYSLLDTERLLRDAQEASGHDHAEAVMILNHKRAFDYVWQHQVDFRQLSRQQVLQVHELLVAGLDVPLGLRTRPVGITGTVYTPPGSKTEIAAELDQVIAVINELQQPVEKALACLVLLAYLQPFADGNKRTSRLVANAVLLAYGYPPLSYRGVDEQEYKGALILFYEQGTLANFRELYLKQLQESAENYYFPIGSVDVA
- a CDS encoding DUF3846 domain-containing protein produces the protein MITAIYLPADDEQPVRKQQIVPGDIAAYRAAVEGDLQLVTLARPGASLYVNEHGKWNHMPLNQRATVLLWVHNSAFRGRDPICGDALLVGAPDRHSQDRNVPDDYVRLFFHGDRFRVEVMVHGDDGWYRNRRTFDDWFSAYVYAVDLGQRWSLVADVRVVPAA
- a CDS encoding DUF5753 domain-containing protein; translation: MAHKYSDVLPDWFEVYVGLEAATSEINKYEPALVPGLLQTPDYTRAIIRAEHPNITPAEVNRRTELRMQRQQHDDEPPKLWVVLDEAVIRRPVAGRAIMKAQLEHLIEAASLPGNEIQILGFAGGEHGSMGSSFSILRFPDPQDTGVVYLEMRAGSLYLEELHEIEQYTTLFNHLRASALGLRESLAMMKEAAKAL
- a CDS encoding DUF397 domain-containing protein; protein product: MSSIDLSQAVWRKSTRSNGSGDCVEVTDHLPGVIGLRDSKNPAGSALVVPAAGWTAFVRHVGGGSLAADH
- a CDS encoding NUDIX hydrolase, with the translated sequence MNALPRHSVSVAGIIVNDDDQVLVIRRADNGHWEMPGGVLELDESIEDGLRREIAEETGITVTVERLTGVYKNLVRGIVALVFRCYPGLEVPRPTSEAREVAWMNAAEVTKAMTPAYAVRVLDALDADAPHVRSHDGVNLLADPT
- a CDS encoding GntR family transcriptional regulator, with protein sequence MLWGAVDRRGDRPAYRQIAAMIRDAIHAGQLTPGEQLPSYGELADQFGVALMTARQAVQELSTEGLISIEQGRGSFVRPRVPVRRLASDRFARRHREAGKAAFLIEAEKSDYTPGVDQIQISRGSAPAGVIERLRLETGDEVVIRARRYLANGQPVELATSYIPVALADGTPISEPNPGPGGIYARLEEAGHTLARFSEDVGARMPTAEEARQLKLPSSTPVLTVIRTAYDTNDHAVEVCDTVKSALAYVLQYDFSAH
- a CDS encoding ATP/GTP-binding protein produces the protein MTRRVAVKRAFKVLVTGTHSTGKSTLVGELARKVSLTDSTVLPESARDCPFTLNREQNDISTAWLLAAQLLTETDYQTRLNVRWLICDRGLPDILAYHQVATGNTPPWMDALAAEWMPSYDLVLLARPDPGRFMQPDALRLADRRFQAEVQAAIEERLTTTGVNHSLLPHDFNGRIALVREILANSGVSA
- a CDS encoding dTMP kinase, with translation MSGILVALEGPKSVGKTTLIGKLRQQTTTPDWLFTKEPTDSFNLGNEQKYAGEDLAARIALDRARHVENVIRPALDEDRVVVTDRYILSSFVFHCLDGTDEDTVRRLNSQYPHPDIMLVLLCSPPTLELRRSQIESRTRLSNAIPPEREILGYLRYLRACRSPSTETLICYNEEMRDCEYIAQKLAVSVAVRRHQS